A single genomic interval of Musa acuminata AAA Group cultivar baxijiao chromosome BXJ3-4, Cavendish_Baxijiao_AAA, whole genome shotgun sequence harbors:
- the LOC135635896 gene encoding uncharacterized protein LOC135635896 isoform X1 yields MASEERPDCASPEVGTTADGAKHLLVREVKDSPDWLPSGWVLETRTQKNGAYAGREIKCYYNPSTGSRFYSKKQVFRHLNARKDFSPTTRETRSITSSNMKKPCTSTSQEKSIKESSSNNVCSYAPTGYGSNELPHGWIKEIRFRKYKRGKPVNETLYIDPDGEYAFRSLKDAFRYIETGDVNKCASKPQKRSMRELHTVERELHPAAAAKRLHWRRDAARRCLFPEKGTDSDVKMATEINKSPQWSNLSPSGTKVADSSHVRHFDGVAFTGQTLDLGKEKLSEPAIGKPSDSVNDMLSDAMNEAPKASQECSQLKQIFLNDECLSNGFDETQQANMRQVKHVPLVPLRQLNGNLLAPETNSLDETNLTLENEEQSEPKKSRGGHKRGFMRAKAIKPMKMPLRASKRLAALRGNQMSNSGAIQRSNGDKSASVLAQSTQSDLVNKRVHQKNETPIIDLEQSDDLESHKHASEESNAKTQVQSGRSSSEKPLAPYRSPFGESWPDPCLEFAFKMLTSDIPVFEETGDIQEYFHQALLSTKNSILGGPASLTTFTSSSQSENIVQMEPWGTQVCFRSDGSACSLQKGQQSSKKAT; encoded by the exons ATGGCGTCGGAGGAGCGGCCAGATTGCGCGTCGCCGGAGGTCGGGACGACCGCCGACGGAGCGAAGCATCTG CTTGTCAGAGAAGTAAAAGATTCACCTGATTGGTTGCCTTCTGGTTGGGTTTTGGAGACTAGAACTCAAAAGAATGGGGCATATGCAGGACGAGAGATAAAG TGCTATTACAATCCATCTACTGGATCCAGATTCTACTCAAAGAAACAGGTATTTCGGCATCTTAATGCTAGAAAGGATTTTAGTCCTACAACCAGAGAGACAAGGAGTATCACCTCAAGTAACATGAAGAAACCTTGCACTTCAACCAGTCAAGAGAAGAGCATCAAAGAGAGCTCCTCCAACAATGTTTGCTCTTAT GCTCCAACTGGATATGGTTCAAACGAGTTACCTCATGGGTGGATTAAGGAGATAAGGTTCAGAAAGTACAAACGAGGAAAACCTGTAAATGAAACG TTATACATTGATCCAGATGGTGAATATGCATTTCGCTCCTTAAAGGATGCATTTCGGTATATTGAAACTGGAGATGTCAATAAATGTGCGAGCAAACCACAGAAAAGGAGTATGCGTGAGTTGCATACTGTAGAAAGGGAACTACAT CCTGCTGCTGCAGCCAAAAGATTACACTGGCGAAGAGATGCTGCAAGGAGATGCCTCTTTCCAGAAAAAGGTACTGATTCAGATGTGAAGATGGCAACGGAGATCAACAAATCACCTCAGTGGTCAAATTTGTCTCCCTCAG GCACAAAAGTAGCTGATTCATCACATGTCAGGCACTTTGATGGAGTTGCATTTACAGGCCAAACATTAGATCTGGGAAAGGAGAAACTGTCAGAACCAGCAATAGGAAAGCCATCAGACTCTGTTAATGATATGCTGTCTGATGCAATGAATGAAGCACCTAAAGCATCACAAGAATGTTCCCAGTTGAAGCAAATTTTTCTTAATGATGAATGCCTCTCCAACGGGTTTGATGAGACGCAGCAAGCAAATATGAGACAAGTAAAGCATGTACCGTTGGTGCCTCTCCGACAGCTGAATGGAAATCTACTAGCTCCAGAGACTAACTCGTTGGATGAAACAAACTTAACGCTCGAGAATGAGGAGCAATCTGAACCTAAGAAGAGCAGAGGAGGACACAAGCGTGGCTTCATGAGAGCCAAGGCCATAAAGCCAATGAAGATGCCACTCCGAGCATCTAAACGATTGGCTGCACTTAGGGGCAACCAAATGTCAAACTCTGGAGCCATTCAAAGGTCTAATGGGGACAAATCAGCTTCAGTTTTGGCTCAGAGCACTCAATCTGATCTAGTTAACAAAAGAGTCCACCAGAAAAATGAGACACCCATAATAGACCTTGAACAATCGGATGATCTTGAGAGCCACAAGCATGCAAGTGAAGAATCAAATGCCAAAACACAGGTTCAATCGGGAAGATCTAGCAGTGAAAAACCATTGGCACCGTACAGATCGCCATTCGGTGAGTCTTGGCCAGACCCATGCCTTGAATTTGCTTTCAAGATGCTTACAAGTGACATTCCCGTTTTTGAGGAAACTGGGGACATTCAGGAATATTTCCATCAGGCACTGCTCTCGACAAAGAACTCAATTCTTGGTGGACCAGCTTCATTGACTACGTTCACAAGCTCAAGCCAGAGTGAGAATATTGTACAGATGGAGCCATGGGGGACACAAGTGTGCTTCAGGAGTGATGGAAGTGCATGTTCCTTGCAGAAAGGCCAGCAGTCCAGCAAGAAGGCAACCTAA
- the LOC135635896 gene encoding uncharacterized protein LOC135635896 isoform X2, whose translation MASEERPDCASPEVGTTADGAKHLLVREVKDSPDWLPSGWVLETRTQKNGAYAGREIKCYYNPSTGSRFYSKKQVFRHLNARKDFSPTTRETRSITSSNMKKPCTSTSQEKSIKESSSNNAPTGYGSNELPHGWIKEIRFRKYKRGKPVNETLYIDPDGEYAFRSLKDAFRYIETGDVNKCASKPQKRSMRELHTVERELHPAAAAKRLHWRRDAARRCLFPEKGTDSDVKMATEINKSPQWSNLSPSGTKVADSSHVRHFDGVAFTGQTLDLGKEKLSEPAIGKPSDSVNDMLSDAMNEAPKASQECSQLKQIFLNDECLSNGFDETQQANMRQVKHVPLVPLRQLNGNLLAPETNSLDETNLTLENEEQSEPKKSRGGHKRGFMRAKAIKPMKMPLRASKRLAALRGNQMSNSGAIQRSNGDKSASVLAQSTQSDLVNKRVHQKNETPIIDLEQSDDLESHKHASEESNAKTQVQSGRSSSEKPLAPYRSPFGESWPDPCLEFAFKMLTSDIPVFEETGDIQEYFHQALLSTKNSILGGPASLTTFTSSSQSENIVQMEPWGTQVCFRSDGSACSLQKGQQSSKKAT comes from the exons ATGGCGTCGGAGGAGCGGCCAGATTGCGCGTCGCCGGAGGTCGGGACGACCGCCGACGGAGCGAAGCATCTG CTTGTCAGAGAAGTAAAAGATTCACCTGATTGGTTGCCTTCTGGTTGGGTTTTGGAGACTAGAACTCAAAAGAATGGGGCATATGCAGGACGAGAGATAAAG TGCTATTACAATCCATCTACTGGATCCAGATTCTACTCAAAGAAACAGGTATTTCGGCATCTTAATGCTAGAAAGGATTTTAGTCCTACAACCAGAGAGACAAGGAGTATCACCTCAAGTAACATGAAGAAACCTTGCACTTCAACCAGTCAAGAGAAGAGCATCAAAGAGAGCTCCTCCAACAAT GCTCCAACTGGATATGGTTCAAACGAGTTACCTCATGGGTGGATTAAGGAGATAAGGTTCAGAAAGTACAAACGAGGAAAACCTGTAAATGAAACG TTATACATTGATCCAGATGGTGAATATGCATTTCGCTCCTTAAAGGATGCATTTCGGTATATTGAAACTGGAGATGTCAATAAATGTGCGAGCAAACCACAGAAAAGGAGTATGCGTGAGTTGCATACTGTAGAAAGGGAACTACAT CCTGCTGCTGCAGCCAAAAGATTACACTGGCGAAGAGATGCTGCAAGGAGATGCCTCTTTCCAGAAAAAGGTACTGATTCAGATGTGAAGATGGCAACGGAGATCAACAAATCACCTCAGTGGTCAAATTTGTCTCCCTCAG GCACAAAAGTAGCTGATTCATCACATGTCAGGCACTTTGATGGAGTTGCATTTACAGGCCAAACATTAGATCTGGGAAAGGAGAAACTGTCAGAACCAGCAATAGGAAAGCCATCAGACTCTGTTAATGATATGCTGTCTGATGCAATGAATGAAGCACCTAAAGCATCACAAGAATGTTCCCAGTTGAAGCAAATTTTTCTTAATGATGAATGCCTCTCCAACGGGTTTGATGAGACGCAGCAAGCAAATATGAGACAAGTAAAGCATGTACCGTTGGTGCCTCTCCGACAGCTGAATGGAAATCTACTAGCTCCAGAGACTAACTCGTTGGATGAAACAAACTTAACGCTCGAGAATGAGGAGCAATCTGAACCTAAGAAGAGCAGAGGAGGACACAAGCGTGGCTTCATGAGAGCCAAGGCCATAAAGCCAATGAAGATGCCACTCCGAGCATCTAAACGATTGGCTGCACTTAGGGGCAACCAAATGTCAAACTCTGGAGCCATTCAAAGGTCTAATGGGGACAAATCAGCTTCAGTTTTGGCTCAGAGCACTCAATCTGATCTAGTTAACAAAAGAGTCCACCAGAAAAATGAGACACCCATAATAGACCTTGAACAATCGGATGATCTTGAGAGCCACAAGCATGCAAGTGAAGAATCAAATGCCAAAACACAGGTTCAATCGGGAAGATCTAGCAGTGAAAAACCATTGGCACCGTACAGATCGCCATTCGGTGAGTCTTGGCCAGACCCATGCCTTGAATTTGCTTTCAAGATGCTTACAAGTGACATTCCCGTTTTTGAGGAAACTGGGGACATTCAGGAATATTTCCATCAGGCACTGCTCTCGACAAAGAACTCAATTCTTGGTGGACCAGCTTCATTGACTACGTTCACAAGCTCAAGCCAGAGTGAGAATATTGTACAGATGGAGCCATGGGGGACACAAGTGTGCTTCAGGAGTGATGGAAGTGCATGTTCCTTGCAGAAAGGCCAGCAGTCCAGCAAGAAGGCAACCTAA
- the LOC135635896 gene encoding uncharacterized protein LOC135635896 isoform X4, which produces MKKPCTSTSQEKSIKESSSNNVCSYAPTGYGSNELPHGWIKEIRFRKYKRGKPVNETLYIDPDGEYAFRSLKDAFRYIETGDVNKCASKPQKRSMRELHTVERELHPAAAAKRLHWRRDAARRCLFPEKGTDSDVKMATEINKSPQWSNLSPSGTKVADSSHVRHFDGVAFTGQTLDLGKEKLSEPAIGKPSDSVNDMLSDAMNEAPKASQECSQLKQIFLNDECLSNGFDETQQANMRQVKHVPLVPLRQLNGNLLAPETNSLDETNLTLENEEQSEPKKSRGGHKRGFMRAKAIKPMKMPLRASKRLAALRGNQMSNSGAIQRSNGDKSASVLAQSTQSDLVNKRVHQKNETPIIDLEQSDDLESHKHASEESNAKTQVQSGRSSSEKPLAPYRSPFGESWPDPCLEFAFKMLTSDIPVFEETGDIQEYFHQALLSTKNSILGGPASLTTFTSSSQSENIVQMEPWGTQVCFRSDGSACSLQKGQQSSKKAT; this is translated from the exons ATGAAGAAACCTTGCACTTCAACCAGTCAAGAGAAGAGCATCAAAGAGAGCTCCTCCAACAATGTTTGCTCTTAT GCTCCAACTGGATATGGTTCAAACGAGTTACCTCATGGGTGGATTAAGGAGATAAGGTTCAGAAAGTACAAACGAGGAAAACCTGTAAATGAAACG TTATACATTGATCCAGATGGTGAATATGCATTTCGCTCCTTAAAGGATGCATTTCGGTATATTGAAACTGGAGATGTCAATAAATGTGCGAGCAAACCACAGAAAAGGAGTATGCGTGAGTTGCATACTGTAGAAAGGGAACTACAT CCTGCTGCTGCAGCCAAAAGATTACACTGGCGAAGAGATGCTGCAAGGAGATGCCTCTTTCCAGAAAAAGGTACTGATTCAGATGTGAAGATGGCAACGGAGATCAACAAATCACCTCAGTGGTCAAATTTGTCTCCCTCAG GCACAAAAGTAGCTGATTCATCACATGTCAGGCACTTTGATGGAGTTGCATTTACAGGCCAAACATTAGATCTGGGAAAGGAGAAACTGTCAGAACCAGCAATAGGAAAGCCATCAGACTCTGTTAATGATATGCTGTCTGATGCAATGAATGAAGCACCTAAAGCATCACAAGAATGTTCCCAGTTGAAGCAAATTTTTCTTAATGATGAATGCCTCTCCAACGGGTTTGATGAGACGCAGCAAGCAAATATGAGACAAGTAAAGCATGTACCGTTGGTGCCTCTCCGACAGCTGAATGGAAATCTACTAGCTCCAGAGACTAACTCGTTGGATGAAACAAACTTAACGCTCGAGAATGAGGAGCAATCTGAACCTAAGAAGAGCAGAGGAGGACACAAGCGTGGCTTCATGAGAGCCAAGGCCATAAAGCCAATGAAGATGCCACTCCGAGCATCTAAACGATTGGCTGCACTTAGGGGCAACCAAATGTCAAACTCTGGAGCCATTCAAAGGTCTAATGGGGACAAATCAGCTTCAGTTTTGGCTCAGAGCACTCAATCTGATCTAGTTAACAAAAGAGTCCACCAGAAAAATGAGACACCCATAATAGACCTTGAACAATCGGATGATCTTGAGAGCCACAAGCATGCAAGTGAAGAATCAAATGCCAAAACACAGGTTCAATCGGGAAGATCTAGCAGTGAAAAACCATTGGCACCGTACAGATCGCCATTCGGTGAGTCTTGGCCAGACCCATGCCTTGAATTTGCTTTCAAGATGCTTACAAGTGACATTCCCGTTTTTGAGGAAACTGGGGACATTCAGGAATATTTCCATCAGGCACTGCTCTCGACAAAGAACTCAATTCTTGGTGGACCAGCTTCATTGACTACGTTCACAAGCTCAAGCCAGAGTGAGAATATTGTACAGATGGAGCCATGGGGGACACAAGTGTGCTTCAGGAGTGATGGAAGTGCATGTTCCTTGCAGAAAGGCCAGCAGTCCAGCAAGAAGGCAACCTAA
- the LOC135635896 gene encoding uncharacterized protein LOC135635896 isoform X3, translating to MLVREVKDSPDWLPSGWVLETRTQKNGAYAGREIKCYYNPSTGSRFYSKKQVFRHLNARKDFSPTTRETRSITSSNMKKPCTSTSQEKSIKESSSNNVCSYAPTGYGSNELPHGWIKEIRFRKYKRGKPVNETLYIDPDGEYAFRSLKDAFRYIETGDVNKCASKPQKRSMRELHTVERELHPAAAAKRLHWRRDAARRCLFPEKGTDSDVKMATEINKSPQWSNLSPSGTKVADSSHVRHFDGVAFTGQTLDLGKEKLSEPAIGKPSDSVNDMLSDAMNEAPKASQECSQLKQIFLNDECLSNGFDETQQANMRQVKHVPLVPLRQLNGNLLAPETNSLDETNLTLENEEQSEPKKSRGGHKRGFMRAKAIKPMKMPLRASKRLAALRGNQMSNSGAIQRSNGDKSASVLAQSTQSDLVNKRVHQKNETPIIDLEQSDDLESHKHASEESNAKTQVQSGRSSSEKPLAPYRSPFGESWPDPCLEFAFKMLTSDIPVFEETGDIQEYFHQALLSTKNSILGGPASLTTFTSSSQSENIVQMEPWGTQVCFRSDGSACSLQKGQQSSKKAT from the exons ATG CTTGTCAGAGAAGTAAAAGATTCACCTGATTGGTTGCCTTCTGGTTGGGTTTTGGAGACTAGAACTCAAAAGAATGGGGCATATGCAGGACGAGAGATAAAG TGCTATTACAATCCATCTACTGGATCCAGATTCTACTCAAAGAAACAGGTATTTCGGCATCTTAATGCTAGAAAGGATTTTAGTCCTACAACCAGAGAGACAAGGAGTATCACCTCAAGTAACATGAAGAAACCTTGCACTTCAACCAGTCAAGAGAAGAGCATCAAAGAGAGCTCCTCCAACAATGTTTGCTCTTAT GCTCCAACTGGATATGGTTCAAACGAGTTACCTCATGGGTGGATTAAGGAGATAAGGTTCAGAAAGTACAAACGAGGAAAACCTGTAAATGAAACG TTATACATTGATCCAGATGGTGAATATGCATTTCGCTCCTTAAAGGATGCATTTCGGTATATTGAAACTGGAGATGTCAATAAATGTGCGAGCAAACCACAGAAAAGGAGTATGCGTGAGTTGCATACTGTAGAAAGGGAACTACAT CCTGCTGCTGCAGCCAAAAGATTACACTGGCGAAGAGATGCTGCAAGGAGATGCCTCTTTCCAGAAAAAGGTACTGATTCAGATGTGAAGATGGCAACGGAGATCAACAAATCACCTCAGTGGTCAAATTTGTCTCCCTCAG GCACAAAAGTAGCTGATTCATCACATGTCAGGCACTTTGATGGAGTTGCATTTACAGGCCAAACATTAGATCTGGGAAAGGAGAAACTGTCAGAACCAGCAATAGGAAAGCCATCAGACTCTGTTAATGATATGCTGTCTGATGCAATGAATGAAGCACCTAAAGCATCACAAGAATGTTCCCAGTTGAAGCAAATTTTTCTTAATGATGAATGCCTCTCCAACGGGTTTGATGAGACGCAGCAAGCAAATATGAGACAAGTAAAGCATGTACCGTTGGTGCCTCTCCGACAGCTGAATGGAAATCTACTAGCTCCAGAGACTAACTCGTTGGATGAAACAAACTTAACGCTCGAGAATGAGGAGCAATCTGAACCTAAGAAGAGCAGAGGAGGACACAAGCGTGGCTTCATGAGAGCCAAGGCCATAAAGCCAATGAAGATGCCACTCCGAGCATCTAAACGATTGGCTGCACTTAGGGGCAACCAAATGTCAAACTCTGGAGCCATTCAAAGGTCTAATGGGGACAAATCAGCTTCAGTTTTGGCTCAGAGCACTCAATCTGATCTAGTTAACAAAAGAGTCCACCAGAAAAATGAGACACCCATAATAGACCTTGAACAATCGGATGATCTTGAGAGCCACAAGCATGCAAGTGAAGAATCAAATGCCAAAACACAGGTTCAATCGGGAAGATCTAGCAGTGAAAAACCATTGGCACCGTACAGATCGCCATTCGGTGAGTCTTGGCCAGACCCATGCCTTGAATTTGCTTTCAAGATGCTTACAAGTGACATTCCCGTTTTTGAGGAAACTGGGGACATTCAGGAATATTTCCATCAGGCACTGCTCTCGACAAAGAACTCAATTCTTGGTGGACCAGCTTCATTGACTACGTTCACAAGCTCAAGCCAGAGTGAGAATATTGTACAGATGGAGCCATGGGGGACACAAGTGTGCTTCAGGAGTGATGGAAGTGCATGTTCCTTGCAGAAAGGCCAGCAGTCCAGCAAGAAGGCAACCTAA
- the LOC135636201 gene encoding receptor-like protein EIX2 has protein sequence MVVLQFPAIVAVLLAFISIYHIQHSNFCNGDDGSTIHCPEVEMRALLQLKEALYDPSNRLSSWSGDDCCTWHGVGCDNQLGRVIKLDLRNPQPHTDSPSDASWSLILVEEISSTLMTLEYLNYLDLSMNDFRSSIPDFLGSYKNLGYLNLSGAGFLTTVPQQLGNLSSLLYLDLSYNNLDVDDASWLSRLTLLQHLDMTGTNISNASNWAEALNMLPYIMEIHLSQCQIASIPYTLPQLNFTYLSILDLSNNQISSTLPSWLFKLTGLEYLFLGKNYLHSSLSIGNMSYLKVLDLSNNLLEGPLPSIIGEAFPSLQTFFLRANYIAGSIPSSICKLEQLIVLDLSENHLSHELPSCWKNSSVLQVINLSNNNLSGKIPKSICSLTSLESLHLSNNNLSGEIPTCIVTLNSLVILDLGLNRLGGCLPRWLGERMPCLKILILRNNMFHGHIPPSIAYFQVLQIMDLSHNNLSGTIPTSFEDLNAMKFAQNTMSFTPGSDNYYTDSISVVTKGRESQYVKILLLLTAIDLSYNYLSGSIPEEITNLSGLQSLDLSNNHLAGQITMKIGGLQNLESLDLSHNELTGPVPSTLTTLDFLGFLNLSFNKLSGKIPSGNHLETFGSSSYMGNPDLYGYPLNKENQDTKPSQDPSNIDTDVEAEEMFYFYLSLGPGFVVGFWSVWGILLYKQKWRYAYFCFIDNICDKLYVTAKVNFARMKIKLFRSDQGYGCNP, from the exons ATGGTGGTTCTTCAATTCCCTGCAATTGTCGCTGTTTTGCTTGCATTCATATCCATATACCACATTCAACATTCAAACTTCTGCAACGGAGATGACGGTTCCACTATCCACTGTCCAGAGGTGGAGATGCGAGCACTTCTACAACTCAAAGAAGCACTGTATGATCCAAGCAACCGGCTCTCCTCTTGGTCCGGAGATGACTGCTGCACATGGCACGGTGTGGGCTGCGACAACCAGCTAGGGAGAGTCATCAAACTAGACCTCCGGAATCCCCAGCCACACACAGATTCACCTTCTGATGCTTCCTGGTCCTTGATCCTAGTGGAGGAGATAAGTTCAACACTGATGACTCTCGAATACTTGAACTACCTTGATTTGAGCATGAATGACTTTCGATCTAGTATACCAGACTTCTTAGGATCATATAAGAACTTGGGGTACCTGAATCTCTCAGGTGCAGGTTTCTTGACAACAGTGCCACAGCAACTAGGGAACCTCTCCAGCTTACTCTATTTGGATCTCTCATACAACAATCTTGATGTTGACGATGCATCGTGGCTTTCCCGTTTAACATTGTTGCAGCACCTTGACATGACAGGAACTAACATTAGCAATGCATCAAATTGGGCAGAAGCACTGAACATGTTGCCTTACATAATGGAGATTCACTTATCTCAATGTCAGATTGCAAGCATTCCTTACACCTTGCCACAATTGAATTTCACATATCTGTCTATCCTCGATCTTTCCAATAATCAAATTAGTTCCACCTTACCAAGTTGGTTATTCAAGCTAACTGGGCTGGAGTATCTATTTCTTGGCAAAAACTATCTCCATTCTTCGCTGTCAATTGGGAACATGTCCTACCTCAAAGTCCTCGACCTATCTAACAATCTCCTTGAAG GACCTCTTCCATCCATTATTGGTGAAGCTTTTCCGAGTCTACAGACTTTCTTCCTAAGAGCAAATTATATTGCTGGCAGCATTCCATCCTCCATATGTAAGTTAGAGCAGTTGATTGTGCTCGATCTCTCAGAAAACCATTTGTCTCATGAGCTGCCTAGCTGTTGGAAGAACTCTTCGGTTTTGCAGGTTATAAATCTGTCAAACAACAACTTGTCGGGAAAAATTCCAAAATCTATCTGTTCTCTGACCTCCCTTGAGTCTCTGCACTTGAGCAACAACAACCTTTCTGGAGAGATCCCTACTTGCATAGTGACATTGAATAGTTTGGTCATCCTTGATCTTGGACTAAACAGGTTGGGAGGTTGCCTGCCAAGATGGTTAGGAGAAAGAATGCCATGCTTGAAGATTCTAATCTTAAGGAATAACATGTTCCATGGACATATTCCACCATCAATTGCATATTTTCAAGTTCTACAAATTATGGACCTCTCACATAATAATCTGTCGGGCACAATACCAACAAGCTTTGAGGACCTTAATGCAATGAAGTTTGCCCagaatacgatgagcttcacaCCTGGGTCTGATAACTATTATACAGATAGCATCTCAGTAGTTACAAAAGGAAGAGAATCACAGTATGTAAAGATTCTCTTACTTTTGACAGCCATAGACCTCTCTTACAATTACTTGTCAGGAAGTATCCCTGAAGAAATAACAAATCTTTCTGGGCTGCAAAGCTTAGATCTTTCTAATAATCACCTAGCAGGACAGATAACAATGAAGATTGGAGGATTACAAAATCTGGAGTCTCTTGATTTATCACACAATGAGTTAACTGGACCAGTACCTTCAACTTTAACGACTTTAGAtttccttggcttcttgaatttaTCATTTAACAAGCTTTCAGGAAAGATTCCATCAGGCAACCATCTAGAAACCTTTGGCTCATCTAGTTATATGGGTAATCCTGATCTTTATGGGTACCCCCTGAATAAGGAGAACCAAGATACCAAACCATCTCAAGATCCAAGTAACATTGACACAGATGTGGAGGCGGAAGAAATGTTCTATTTCTATCTTAGCTTGGGACCAGGATTTGTGGTTGGCTTTTGGTCAGTATGGGGTATACTACTTTACAAACAAAAATGGAGGTATGCATATTTTTGCTTCATAGACAACATATGTGACAAACTTTATGTTACTGCAAAAGTAAACTTTGCAAGAATGAAAATTAAGTTGTTCAGATCAGATCAAGGTTATGGTTGTAACCCATGA